The DNA segment CATTAACCGACTGCGCCCCTATCGTCGCCAGTACCGGCGCCTGATTAACATTAGAAACTGTAATCGTAACCACTTCGGAATCTACTAGAGAACCATCGGTCGCTCGGAAGGTCACGTCATAACTACCGGACTGAGCAAAGGTCGGCGTCCAGTCAAAGGTCCCCGTTCCATTACCATTATCCGTGAAACTGGCTCCGGTCGGAAGAGTCGAGGTCGTAAATGACGGGGTCGTCCCATCAGGATCAGTAGCGGATATGCCAAAGGTTAAGAGTGAATTCTCATTAACCGACTGCGCCCCGATTGTCGCCAAAACAGGGGCCTGGTTCACATTATTAACTGTAATTGCAACTATCTCCGAATCGACTGCGGCGGAATCATCGGTCGCATAGAAAGTAACATTATATAGACCAGATTGAGCAAANGTCGGGGTCCAGTCGAAGGTCCCCGTACCGTCGCCATTGTCGGTGAAGGTCGCACCCGTCGGAAGTGCCGAAGTTGCCAAAATCGGGATACTTTCAGCATCAGTCGCGCTGACGCCAAAATTGAGATTGGCACCTTCATCAACCGTCTGTGCTCCTATCGGATTTAATACCGGCGGTTGATTGGCCTGGGCTAATGCCAAGGACGGAAGGCCGGCAATTATTATAGCGATCAAGAGGAATGTCGCCCTGGTTACGTTCCTGCTTCTTAATTTATGTTGCAGTTTCATTTCCGCGTCTCCTATTTCACCAACAGCATCTTCTTGGTCTGGCTCTTACCGCCCACCTCCAGGCGATAGAAATAAATACCGGTGGCGACACCATGTCCGCCCTGATCGGTTCCATCCCATATGACCGTATGACGGCCCGGCACCATCGCTCCATCCACCAGGGTGCGCACCTGCTGACCGAGAATATTGTAAATTTTCAATTTGGCATTGTTGGTTACCCCGCCGCCGGTTCCGGCGATATCGAATTCAATCGTGGTTGTCGGATTGAACGGGTTGGGGTAATTCTGGTAAAGCATAAACGTCGTGGGGACAATGGGCGGATTGGGATTATCCATCGGAATCTCAACCGCCCGGGCATTCGAGAGATAGGCCTTGGTGATTCGTATGGTCGTATTGTCATCCGCCTTTATCTGTCGTTTGGTTTTCGCTTCGAGACGCACCACGTCGCTGGCGCCGGCGGGAATCAACATTGACGACATCTGCGTCTGGCGGCTGTATAAAACCATCCGTAGTCTGCCCTTGTGGTCATCATTATATGCCAGAACAAGCGACTTGGCGGCTTCGGGCAATACCGGCGTGCCCAATTCCAAGGCATCGGGATCATAATCCACCTGCAACTGCACCCCTGCCACCTGATCGGGAAATTCGCCGCGCACGTTCAAATTGGTCAATTGCCCCGATTCCAAATCGCCGTGCTCTATCTTCATAGTAGCGAATTGCCCGTTATAGTAATCGACAGGGGCCGGCGACGGGCTCATCGGCTGTCCGAGAATCATGTTGATAATTCCGACCAGGTCGACAACATTGACAACCGCGTCGAAATTGATATTAGCCGTGGCGAAGTTCCTAACCGGCAAGCCGAAATTGCCGATAATATAGGCCACCACGTTCACCAGATCGGCCACATTGATCATTTTATCGAGGTTAACATCGCCGTAACGGTCAACCTGAACCAGGCCCGAATCGGTCACCAGAGCCAGTGACGCAATTTCCGGGTTCGGATCCACCGATTCCCAACCGTTGAAAAGCCGAACCGGATAGTCGCCGGCCGTGGCCGCGGAATCTATCGACATATAGGCCTTCAGGACCGCCGTCTTGGATATCGTATCGGCCGGCAATATCGGCTCGTTGGATAAACCGAACGTAAATACTCTTATCGAATCAGGATACGATCCTATATTTTCATAAACGACATATTCGGGAGTCCTGGTGGTCACGACAACTGAGTCTATTTGGGCAATTTCGCCCGGATATGACATATCGAACTGGATACCGTAAACCTCCGGCTGAGCCGAAATCAGATCTATCGGGAATATGACCGGCGTCGCTCCCGGGACACCTCCGTTCGGGCGCGTCCCGGTTCCATAAGATGATGTCGAAAAGAGCCGATCTTTAAGAACCTTATTGACTGTAATTGTAACATATTTAATTGTCGACACTGCCGCATTATCATCGGTGGCTTTAAAGCCCACCGGGAATGTCCCTTCCTGGGTAAATGACGGCGTGAACGAAAAAAGCCCGCTGGCGCTCTGCGTCCCCGGCGTGCTTGAAAACGTCGCATTGGAAGGCAAATTGACCGCTTCCAGCGTCACCACATCGCCGGCATCCACGTCGGTGGCCGCGATCGTAAAGGTCACCGTCTCACCCTGCATTATGCTATAGGTCGAAGGCACCGGATCGGTCACGACCGGAGCATGATTGCCGACCACATCGGGGCAGCAGGTGTCGCCGCAGATATGATATCCGGACGGGCAGGTTATCGTATCCGGGCAGCAACCCGTGGGGCAGGTATGAAATCCATCCGGGCAACCGGCTACAGCGGTATCGCAGGTAAAATATCCATATCCTAATATCCCTGTGGCGCGGGGATATACCGTTATAGTTCCATCCACGCTCGAAAACTGATTTTCACGAAATTCTGTCGAGCTGGTCGAGTTCTGAACCTGGACCAAATAGTGCTTGGTCTTGCTGACCGCAATCGTAGGTTTGACCTTGAACAGGAAGTACAAAATCCCCCCCACCGTATCCGCTTTAGCCGGTACAACACCGGCTCTGAAATATGGAAAGCAGGTAGTGTCCAAAGGAGGGAGCGGCGGCAGGAATTGTACAAATATGGCATTTCTATTGGGATTATTCAGGCTTGAAGTATCTCTCGGAGCAAATATGCCCGGCAACTCCCTCCAATCAGCGGGGCTTGGCGCGCAACTGTCCATCCCGGTGGACAGTAAACCGCGGCCGAATAGTTCCAGCGAGTCATAGACAATATTCGGACCTCCGCTTGATCCCTCAATCATATAGGGAGTCAATGCCGTGGTATCATAAGTGAAGCGGATAATAAAACCACCTACATCAGCCGGATTCTTGATTTGTACCGGGACTCTTGCTACCGAATCCGGAAGCGCCTTGAAATCACCGACATCAATATAGTACGATGTATCGATCACTTGAGCGCCGGCGATTTCGCCCAGGGCAATAAGGATTGAAATTACTATCAATGGGATTTTATATGAACGCATTATCCACCTCAGGGATTTATGATTTGTTATCGTATTTAAAAAATCCATCTTACACACCTTTATTTTAAAAGAATCATTTTTTTCCGTGCCGTAAAATCCGCCGCCTTGATCTGATAGAAGTAAATTCCGCTGGCGGCGCTGTTTCCTTTCTCATCTCTTCCGTCCCAAACCAGAGTATGATGCCCCGCCGGGAAAACTCCGTCGGCCAGCACCTTTACATTGCGTCCAAGCAAATCATAAACCGTCAGTTCCACCCGCGCCGTCACCGGCAAGTCGAAACTGATATCAGTGGTCGGATTGAAAGGATTCGGGAAATTTTGATATAATGAAAATCCCCTCGGCAGAATTTCTTCGGAACCGTCCCGGAAAACAATCGGCATCATCGTGCCGTCCGCCGACGAGACCTGGATATCTTTGATCCTGGCTTCCGCACCCGTCACCTTGACTACTTCGTTGATTCCGGCCGGAAGGCGGTTCCCCTTGTCGCTGTAAATGAGAATACGGAGCAGGCTCCCTTCCCGGCGCCACTTGCACAGCATCCCCCGCGATTCCGGCGGTGCCTCCACCGTGATATTGTCATTCTCTGTTCCCTTCAATTCCAGGGTCATTACGGCCGCCCCGATTTCTTCCGGGGAATCGAAGGCCACGCTGAATTCGTTCCGCTTGTCGCCGGACAAGAGCGCCACTTTCTCATGATCGTAACGGGGCTTTAGTCCCGCGCTTAAATTTACTATCCGGTTGATAAGATAAACCAGGTCGGCGATCGAGGCCGGGAGCCCGTCCTGATTGACATCGGAATTGGCCCGCTGCTCGTTATTCAGAGGACTGTTAACCGGGTTGATAAAATAATTCGTCAGGTATATGGCGTCCCCGATTTCGAACGCCAGACCGTTCAGGTTGATATCCCCCAGCGCGCTCTGGGTCACTTTCTTGATCGCGACAAATCCGTCGATATACTCGATCGCCGTCTGCTCTATTCGCGCGCCGGCCGTATCGGTCAGAGTGTTGTCGGTCCGATAAGCCAGATCCTCGAAAGCAAAATTTATCGGCACGGCAAATCCGGCAAAATTCAAATCTCGCGTGATATAGAAAGTTGCCGAAATAATCGGACCGTCGCCTGCCGCCAGTGGCGGCGTGACAATGCTGTTGGCAATGTCGGCGATTCCGACAACGTGCACATCTCCGGAGATGCCGCGCTCATTCAAATAATAATTGAAATATTCGAATCCGGCCGCTCGTGTTCCCGTCTTGGTCAAAGACGCCAGGCTCAGGGCCGATTGGTCGTAATTGATAAGCAAATCAAAGCCCCGGATCGGAACCAGGTTGGAAAGCCGGATATGCTCCGTAACCAGGTCGCCCGAATAACCCGAGACCGTATCTATCGTCAGGGCATATATCACCGCCGGTGCTATATGGAAAGTCACCTGCACCGTGTCGGAAGCCCCATAAATGTCGCTCGCTATGAATCCGGCCGTGTATGATCCGGAATCGGCGAAAACCGTCGCCCACGAAAACTGCGCCGGCTCGCCTGCTGTAAAAATCGATCCGGCCGGCTTGCCCGTCACGCTCCAGTTAAGAGCATCATGATCGGGATCGCTGGCCGATAGATTGAATGAAATTGGATTTCCCGCGACCGCCGAAATGACCGTCGGGGCGTCGATGAGCGGCCTTCTGTTGCTGTTTATGACATAGATATTGGCGGTCAACACCGTCGCCTGCGTTCCATCACCGGCCCAGAAGGATAGTGCAAATGGCGACCCCTCCGAAGACATCGGCCCGGCATAATCCGGCCGCCATATCAAACTCGCCGCGCCGTTACCGCTGTCGACGAAGATCGCTCCGGTCGGCTGACCGCTCACTCCCAGGGATATTTTATCATGGTCGATATCGGTGGCGGTTATATGCAGGCGGAGCGTTTGGCCTTCCGTAACATATTGATCTCCAACGGGAAGTATGGTCGGCGCACTATTGGCGTAAGCCACGGAGCCGTTGCCCGCCCAAGCGATGATTGCTATGATATATAATAACTTAGCAATTCTGATAAACATAATATCCCTAATAACGGTTTTCACCGCTGACCATTTGAGCAATAAACAGACCAACTTTGGCCTTATAAGCTCCATCTTCAACCGCCCCGTTCTCGTCAGGGCAGTTTTTCAAATTCCTCTCTATACCGGGCGGGGTCGGTCCAATTTCCTATTGGCCGGCATAGAGTTACTTCTTTTCTCTTCTCTCTCCCAGAACTTTAACTATGTTCAAACTTTGAACCCCTTAAAAAACAAAGAAGGATTATTTATATAGCAGGCGGGTAATTTTGATTCAATATTACCTCCTCTAACATATTGCTGCAATGGCTTGCAGTCCGTCAGAGAGGCGATCCTTGCCGACAAAATAAAAAAGCCCCTGTTATTCCATGAACTTGAACTGTTACATCCATTTGGGGCCGTCACTCTTTCCTCTTTTCACCTAAAAAATCCATTCTTTATCAATCGTTCGGTTAGTCACTCCTTTGTTTAATTTTCTATTTCCGAGGAGGGATAAAACCCTCCTCGGAAAAATCTGAAGTAAAACTACTTCAACAGAGCCATCTTCTTCGTAGCCGAGAACTTGCCCGCTTCCGCTTTATAGAAGTAGACGCCGGAGGCCTGGTTAGAGGCATCCCAGTTCACGTTTACGATACCAGCTTCGCTATGACCGTCGAAGGAAGCTACCTTCTGGCCGACTACGTTGTAGATCGAAATGGTCCAGTTGGAAGCAACCGGGAGAGCCATCGAGATCGTCGTGGTCGGGTTGAACGGGTTAGGATAGTTGGTCAGGCTGAATGAAGTCGGCAGATTATCGATGCCGGTCTTGTAGGCCGAACCTTCGTAATTAGCGGCTTCCGCACGGAGAATCGTGCCGTTGGTGTTCAGAACATTGCCAGTGCAGGTCTGACCCTTGTCAAAGGAATAGACGAGAGCAACGGTGTTACCGTCGATCACGCCGGTCTTCAACTGCATATTGGCAGCGCCGTCGGCAAGGCTGACATCAGCATGGCCGTTCATGACTACATACAGTGCGCCAAGTTCGACATCAGTGCTGAGTACCGAGCCGTTGCTGGTGAGGGTCATCGCGCCGGCATTCGGGTTCAACTTCGCATACGGCAGAGCATCGCCGACGATCACACGGATAAGATAAACCAGGTCGGCAACCGACAGCGTGGTTCCATCAGCGTTAACGTCGGTAGCGGCAATCTGACCTTCAATATTAACCGTGAAGGCCGCCAGGCCGCCGATGAAATAGTTGGTGAACACAACCGCGTCACCGATTTCGTTCGAGATACCGTTCAGGTTGACGTCACCGCGGGCGTCGATGTCGCCGCTGCAGATGATGTCCACACCGCCGTTGATGAAGTCAACAAGGCGGAACGGCTGCTTCGCCAGAATGGCATAGGTCAAGCATGAATCCGGAGCGCCGACAAAAGTCGGGAACACTGAACCGCCGTCGGCAATGTTGTTCAAGCGAAGCGGATCGTCGAATTCATAAATCCCCGAATTCAACACGGTGATAACGTCATAGTCGTTCTCAGCCACCGGAATCGGAGGATTGCTTGCGCCATAGCCCAGCGGGAAGCGCATGGCCAGGGTGTTGTCGCCGCAGTCGGTCCAGAAGAACCGAACCGGTACGAACATGCATTCCAAAGTCCGATCGTTGGAAACGAGGAAGTCAAGCTGGAAGAGAATATGATCGGAAGGAATAACCTTGGAAACCGGGTGGTGATAACCGTCATTCTGGTCGGCAATCGCGATTACGCGGACCAAACCAGTCGGGCAGCCATTGCCGCAGTTTCCGGTAGCGCCGAAGCGATAGGTCAGGTATTCGAATTCATTGGCGCCGGGAATCGCGAACAGGTCGCTCTTCACCACGTTCATCAGAGACAGAGCGGAAGCGTCATAGGCAATGAGGAAATCCCATCCCCAGACTTCCGCGTCGGCCGTGTTAAGATTGCCATAGACATTCAACAGGGTGTGATGGCCCTGCAGGACGCCCTTACCGGTCAGCCCTTCGGCCTTTTCAATCTTAACATAGAAAGGATTGGTCAGAACCAGCGAGAACCTGCCCTGGCATTCGGCAAACAAACCGCCGCAGTCGGTGACTCTAACGGTGAAGTTATAGTCGCCGGCCGGGAGAGCGCCAGGAACAAAGGTCACTTTGCCGGTACCATCAACAGTGATCGCACCGGGAGCGTCGGACGCTTCAATCGACCAGGTCTTGGTATCGCCAGTGTTGATGTCGGCGGCAGTATACTGAATGAATCCGCCGCTGGTGCCAACAGTAATGTTGGGCTGGCAGGTAATCGTCGGGGCAGTGTTGCGGACGACGATATTGATAGTGCAGGTGTTAACCGCGCCACACGGATTATTGGCATCGCCAATACCCACTACTACTGACAGTGACTGGTCAACATCGACGCAAGTGGCATTATAGGTCCACACGCCGGCATCAGTCACATCACCTACGCCGGACATCTTGCAGAAATGAATTCCGCCAGGAGTTACATCCGGGTTCGGGACATCATGACCGGTGAAAGTATAGGTGAACGGAACGTTGAACTGCTGATCTAAGGTCAAACCGGGTGTGCAGTTATCGAACACCGGAGGCGGATCCGGCTGAACATTGACGGGCCAGCAGATCGGATCATAGGTCGGAACCGGGTCTTCAAACAGCCAGTCATAGGTCGGGTCGCTCGGAACGCCCTTCGCGATGCAAAGTTCACCAGGCGTACCGGGATCCGTAAGGGTTACGGTCACGCCCATGTGCAGGACCTGGAATTCCGTTCCGGTCGGATAGAGACCGGCATTGTTGGCCGCACCGCTGACGTTAAACAGGAACGGCAGATTGGCGGTGTGCGCGGGCTGATTAAACGTATTGAGATCCGCCCAGGTGGTGTAGAACAGATCCCACAACGCCTTAAAGGACGGAATAACCCAGGTGCTGGTGTCGGTGAAAGTAACCGGGTTGACAATACCTGTCCCGGTGAAAGTGAACGGGCTCGACCAGGCACCGCGCCACGCCGGCGGGGTGGTGTTGGTCGCGTAGATATCTACGAATACCGGCGCGCCTGAATTAATGGTCAGCGTGGAGCCGTCCATATATCCACCCGTCAGTTCGGTGCGGAAAGTCAAATCTGCGTTTGCTAGCCCAAAAGAAAGAAGCAATAAGGATAAGACGAGAACTAAAACATTGCGTTTCATCTTGTGCTCCTATTTTGTTTCGTTAACAAATTCATCATCATTATAAGACTCTTTCTGAGTCTCTTAATAACCCCCCCTCGGGGTTCCCGAAACCATTCATGGTTCTTCGGCGAGAGCCACCAGGCCGAATGCCACTGATTCCGGAAGGATAAGAAAGTTCAGTTTGTTCTTTCTTCTGAGCGCGTGTTCTTCTAAAAATTACCTCTTAAAGTGTCACCTCCTTTCTTTTTCTAAAAGTTTTTCTTTTCTAAATCACCGTCTATTTGAAACTCGTTAATTCTCCGTTACATCCCTACAGGCATATCGGCGCCGGGCCGTGCTTATAGATGAAGTTAATAATATAACTGACATCGAGAATATTGAGCCCCGCCTTGCCATTGCAGTCGGCCAGGTACGGATTCGGCAGAGCCGGCCCATGCTTATACAGGAAATTGATCAGGTAACTGACATCAAGGATATTGATGACACCGTTATTGTTGACATCCCCGCACAACCCCTGAAGAATGGACAGCGTGCCGTCAAAAAGCGCCACCTTGGTCGAGTCCAGTTTTCCGGTCAGCAGGGAATCGACATGGAAAGAATCGGCCGGCGGCCCCTGGACCTTTTCCCACAACAGGCAATTGCTTCCGTCCCAGGCCTGGCAGACAAACCAACTGGTATCGGGAACATAATAAGAAATAACCCCGATCGAACTCCCGTCTTGCCGGGAAAAACTGAAATTATCCAGATTATGGGCCTGTATCGCGATCTTTACCGTCCGGTCCAGAACCGAATCGGGAAGGGGATAAACATCGGCCAGAAGTTTAATGAGCGGCTTGGTTCCATACTGCGGGAAGCCGATTCCTTTATGATAAGGAGGCGGGGCCGTATTGGCCTGCGCCGTAATTTTTATATCGTACCCGCTCCCGCCCAGCGACCGCGATTGAATATATTCCCATCCCGAAATCAGGGTTCCGGTAGTATCGAAATTCCCGGTGTGGACAACTTGAGTGTCGATCACGCGCCAGTCATACCCCGGCACCCAGACCGAATCCAGACAAACCGAGTCGGGTAAATGGTAATTTGTACAACGATAATACCCCAATTGATAAGAGGAATCAACACAGGTCGACCCCGAATATTGTGTGCAAACCCAGTACCAGGAAGCGATCACGGTATCCAGACAGGTGCTCCCATTCCATTGAGTGCATCTGTAATAAGTGGTGTCGATGACCGTATCGATGTTGGTCTGAAAGATCGCCCGGTCCGTCCGGCTCAGTTGGAGCCATAATTCGAACCCGGCGACCGTGTCGGCATAATTTCTCATATATACCGATATAACCGAATTTTGCGTCCCCGGATAGGCGGTCGTATCGCGAACCTCAACTTCCAAGTCAGGGTAGATTTGCGCGAACCCCGAGGAAACTCCCGCCAAAAGAAGCAGAATAGCGACGGCAAAAAGCCTGCTGAGCTTTAGGGATCTGGGACTGAAGGACATTCCTTCCTCCTGAAACAAAAATGTTTTAAGAAATTAGGCTATCCCTTAGCTAATAACAATAACTCTTAACCTCTAGGATTTAACCGGATAAACCGGCAAACATAGCCATGATGATTTATTACCATCTATCGGCTTTTTTGTCCTTTTTTTCAGCGATGCCTCTTTATCCGACAGCACTGATATATGTCAATTTCTTTTCTTTTAAGCGGCCCCCCACAGCCGACTTAAAACAGGAGTATTTTTGCTTTAGCAATATGCTTCAGGGTTCTTGCAGACCTTTTAGTTTACCTTAATTCTTCAACTAAATAAGGTTATTTTGCGGACACTTTACCTATCATCCGACAGAATATATACAGAAGGGCGAATTCTGTCAATAGAAAATTTCCTTTTGTTCCCAATATTTTTCCCCCGCAACCGGCTTCTGTCCATTTCTCGATCAGCCTCTTCCCGCAATCCCGGGTCGGTTTTGCCCGAAATTAAATGTTGCCAGATCTCCCAATATTTTTTACATAGTTCTTCTAAATCACGGACAAGAGAGGTTATCGATATGGCCAAATTGATGAGCAAGAAGACCAGGGAAATCGTCCAGACCACCGCCGTCATTGTTATCGTCGTGGTCCTCATTTTTTTCTACGGAGTCTATCCCATCATGACCGTCCCCGGCGCCGTCGGACGACCCGATCGGGATAAATTCAAGGACCCCGCCTTCCAGTTACCCAACGACCCTTCGATTTTTGTCGAACACGGTCTCAAGCCGGATACTTTTACGGTGGAGGCCAATGATAACGTAAAACTGGCCGCACTCTACTTTTTCCCGGATACCTCCCAAGCCCGCCCTCTCCGCGGCACGGTCATCCTGGTCCCGGCCGCCGATACTGATCGAACTTCTTTGATCGACTACCCGGCGCCGCTTCTCGATTCCGGGCTGGCGGTCGTAACTTATGACCAGCGCGCTTCCGGACTTTCCGGCGGGGCCTATCATATGGCCGGAACCATTGAGGCGGATGACCTCACGGAGGTTATCGCGCACCTTTCAATTCACGGTCTCTTTCATCCCCCGCTCGCGGTGGCCGGATTCGGCCTGGGCGGAGACGCCGTCATCAATGCCGCCCGGACTGAAAAGAGAATTGCGAGCGTAGTGGCGGTCGATCCCAACCTGACCGCGACCAAATATATTGAAAGAATTATAAAGAAAGGCGGACTCCTCCCCATCCCCTTTTCGAAAGCGACCTATTTCTGGTGGTACACCAAATTTTCCAGTTATCCCGGGGAACGAACCTCGGTCGACCAGATTCTTCCCCTGGAAACCCCGACCCTTCTTCTGGAGTCCCCGGGTTTATTAGATTCTCCCGAAGTCAAGAAACTGGTACAGATTTCCAACGGGCTGGTAAATGTCTCCACCACCCCCGCTGACGGAGAGGTCCTTAAGAATGATGTTGTCAAGGCGTTACTTCAGAATATTAGGTAAGGCCATAGTTAGGGAAATGAATCGGGGAACCGGGCGGTAACCGCCTGATTTTCGTTGCTGAAAAATCCGATCAAATTGATTACATTTTTTCTTGACATTGACGAAAATAAATGTATAATAGATGAGTAAATGGTCATATAATCGGATATAAGAAATGATTTATTCGCCTACTGCCCAACATGCCCTGCGGGCCCTGATTTATCTGGCCCGCCAGACGGAACGAATACCGATCCGGGTTTCGCAAATCGCCCAGGCCGAAAATATCCCGCGGCAATTCTTGTCCAAGATTCTCCATAACCTGAAAAACAAAAGGCTGGTCATCGCCACCAAAGGCCCCGGTGGCGGATTTACTCTCGCCCGCCCGGCCAAAGAAATCTCCATTATGGATATTGTCGAAGCGGTCGATGGGACTCAGGATTTCGATAGGAAATGTATCCTCGGCCTGCAGGAGTGCAATGATAAAGCGCCCTGCGCCCTGCACAACCATTGGAAATCACTCCGCGATCAGTTCTCCAAATCGATCGGGGCTATGACGCTCGATGCGGCGGTAAGGTCCCTGAAAAGTAAGTAAAAAGGAGTTACTCATGAAACCTGTCTTCTATGCTAACAAAATACCTGATTATAGGGTCAGGTATTCATATTATTTGAGGAGGTCATATATGTTATCCCGAATTAATCTTGTCAGGCTGGGGACCCTGATTCTTTTTTCACTTGCCTTTCTGGCCGCGACAGCGCCGCCGGTTCGAGCTCATTGTGATACCATGGACGGGCCCGTCATCAAGGACGCCCGGACTGCTTTGGAAAGCGGCGATATCACCCCCGTCCTGAAATGGGTCAAGGCAGATGCGGAAGGGGAAATTCAAACCGCCTTCGCCGAAGCCCGAAATGTCCGCGTTCTCAATGAAACCGCCCGCGTCATGGCCGACCGCTATTTCTTTGAAACACTGGTCAGAATTCACCGGGAAGGTGAGGGTGCCCCTTACACCGGATTGAAGCCCGCCGGATCGGATCTTCCTTTGTCCGTAGTCGAAGCGGACCGCTCCCTGGAAACCGGTTCTGATTCAACCCTGCAGGCGCTTTTACGGCAGTCCCTTCTGACCGGTCTGCATAAACGCTATCTTGAAGCCCTCGAAAAAAGCCGCCACGCCTCTGAATCGGTTGCCTCCGGCCGGGAATATGTAGAATCCTATGTACAATTTGTCCATTACGTGGAACGACTTTACTTGGACGCCTCGAGCGATCCGGGACACGGCCGGGAAGCCGGGCCGGATCACGGTGGGCATGACCAATGATTGAATCAAAACCAGTCAAGATTGGAGCCAATATGAAAGCGATTGAAATGCTGAAAAATGAACACCGCCTGATAGAAAAGGTTTTGGCGGCTCTTGAGTATTATATCGGGGCAATCGATAAGGGAGAAGAGATTGATCGGCGTGACCTCGCGAAATTCACCGCCTTCATCCGCACTTTTGCCGATTCCTGTCACCACGGCAAAGAAGAAGGAATTCTCTTCGCCGAAATGATCG comes from the Candidatus Zixiibacteriota bacterium genome and includes:
- a CDS encoding hypothetical protein (Evidence 5 : Unknown function) — encoded protein: MKLAPVGRVEVVNDGVVPSGSVADMPKVKSEFSLTDCAPIVAKTGAWFTLLTVIATISESTAAESSVA
- a CDS encoding hypothetical protein (Evidence 5 : Unknown function); amino-acid sequence: MDFLNTITNHKSLRWIMRSYKIPLIVISILIALGEIAGAQVIDTSYYIDVGDFKALPDSVARVPVQIKNPADVGGFIIRFTYDTTALTPYMIEGSSGGPNIVYDSLELFGRGLLSTGMDSCAPSPADWRELPGIFAPRDTSSLNNPNRNAIFVQFLPPLPPLDTTCFPYFRAGVVPAKADTVGGILYFLFKVKPTIAVSKTKHYLVQVQNSTSSTEFRENQFSSVDGTITVYPRATGILGYGYFTCDTAVAGCPDGFHTCPTGCCPDTITCPSGYHICGDTCCPDVVGNHAPVVTDPVPSTYSIMQGETVTFTIAATDVDAGDVVTLEAVNLPSNATFSSTPGTQSASGLFSFTPSFTQEGTFPVGFKATDDNAAVSTIKYVTITVNKVLKDRLFSTSSYGTGTRPNGGVPGATPVIFPIDLISAQPEVYGIQFDMSYPGEIAQIDSVVVTTRTPEYVVYENIGSYPDSIRVFTFGLSNEPILPADTISKTAVLKAYMSIDSAATAGDYPVRLFNGWESVDPNPEIASLALVTDSGLVQVDRYGDVNLDKMINVADLVNVVAYIIGNFGLPVRNFATANINFDAVVNVVDLVGIINMILGQPMSPSPAPVDYYNGQFATMKIEHGDLESGQLTNLNVRGEFPDQVAGVQLQVDYDPDALELGTPVLPEAAKSLVLAYNDDHKGRLRMVLYSRQTQMSSMLIPAGASDVVRLEAKTKRQIKADDNTTIRITKAYLSNARAVEIPMDNPNPPIVPTTFMLYQNYPNPFNPTTTIEFDIAGTGGGVTNNAKLKIYNILGQQVRTLVDGAMVPGRHTVIWDGTDQGGHGVATGIYFYRLEVGGKSQTKKMLLVK
- a CDS encoding hypothetical protein (Evidence 5 : Unknown function), producing the protein MELIRPKLVCLLLKWSAVKTVIRDIMFIRIAKLLYIIAIIAWAGNGSVAYANSAPTILPVGDQYVTEGQTLRLHITATDIDHDKISLGVSGQPTGAIFVDSGNGAASLIWRPDYAGPMSSEGSPFALSFWAGDGTQATVLTANIYVINSNRRPLIDAPTVISAVAGNPISFNLSASDPDHDALNWSVTGKPAGSIFTAGEPAQFSWATVFADSGSYTAGFIASDIYGASDTVQVTFHIAPAVIYALTIDTVSGYSGDLVTEHIRLSNLVPIRGFDLLINYDQSALSLASLTKTGTRAAGFEYFNYYLNERGISGDVHVVGIADIANSIVTPPLAAGDGPIISATFYITRDLNFAGFAVPINFAFEDLAYRTDNTLTDTAGARIEQTAIEYIDGFVAIKKVTQSALGDINLNGLAFEIGDAIYLTNYFINPVNSPLNNEQRANSDVNQDGLPASIADLVYLINRIVNLSAGLKPRYDHEKVALLSGDKRNEFSVAFDSPEEIGAAVMTLELKGTENDNITVEAPPESRGMLCKWRREGSLLRILIYSDKGNRLPAGINEVVKVTGAEARIKDIQVSSADGTMMPIVFRDGSEEILPRGFSLYQNFPNPFNPTTDISFDLPVTARVELTVYDLLGRNVKVLADGVFPAGHHTLVWDGRDEKGNSAASGIYFYQIKAADFTARKKMILLK
- a CDS encoding exported hypothetical protein (Evidence 5 : Unknown function), encoding MKRNVLVLVLSLLLLSFGLANADLTFRTELTGGYMDGSTLTINSGAPVFVDIYATNTTPPAWRGAWSSPFTFTGTGIVNPVTFTDTSTWVIPSFKALWDLFYTTWADLNTFNQPAHTANLPFLFNVSGAANNAGLYPTGTEFQVLHMGVTVTLTDPGTPGELCIAKGVPSDPTYDWLFEDPVPTYDPICWPVNVQPDPPPVFDNCTPGLTLDQQFNVPFTYTFTGHDVPNPDVTPGGIHFCKMSGVGDVTDAGVWTYNATCVDVDQSLSVVVGIGDANNPCGAVNTCTINIVVRNTAPTITCQPNITVGTSGGFIQYTAADINTGDTKTWSIEASDAPGAITVDGTGKVTFVPGALPAGDYNFTVRVTDCGGLFAECQGRFSLVLTNPFYVKIEKAEGLTGKGVLQGHHTLLNVYGNLNTADAEVWGWDFLIAYDASALSLMNVVKSDLFAIPGANEFEYLTYRFGATGNCGNGCPTGLVRVIAIADQNDGYHHPVSKVIPSDHILFQLDFLVSNDRTLECMFVPVRFFWTDCGDNTLAMRFPLGYGASNPPIPVAENDYDVITVLNSGIYEFDDPLRLNNIADGGSVFPTFVGAPDSCLTYAILAKQPFRLVDFINGGVDIICSGDIDARGDVNLNGISNEIGDAVVFTNYFIGGLAAFTVNIEGQIAATDVNADGTTLSVADLVYLIRVIVGDALPYAKLNPNAGAMTLTSNGSVLSTDVELGALYVVMNGHADVSLADGAANMQLKTGVIDGNTVALVYSFDKGQTCTGNVLNTNGTILRAEAANYEGSAYKTGIDNLPTSFSLTNYPNPFNPTTTISMALPVASNWTISIYNVVGQKVASFDGHSEAGIVNVNWDASNQASGVYFYKAEAGKFSATKKMALLK